One Rissa tridactyla isolate bRisTri1 chromosome 1, bRisTri1.patW.cur.20221130, whole genome shotgun sequence DNA segment encodes these proteins:
- the LOC128902167 gene encoding neuronal acetylcholine receptor subunit alpha-10-like — translation MCNNNAPSVNQVLTSYLWVRQAWLDAHLAWDKDAYGGIDSIRIPSSYVWRPHIIILYNDTDDGFGGSVETNVVLRSDGHITWDSPAITKSSCKVDVSYLPFDGQRCRLTFGSWTYNGNQIDLRNRLDTGDLTDFVENVEWEALGMPATRNVITYGCCSEPYPDVTYTLLLRRRASFYIFSLLLPCIMVSFLAPLGFYLPADSGEKVSLGVTVLLALTVFQLLVAESMQPSESVPLIGKYYIATMTMITASTALTIFIMNVHHCGPGPRPVPPWARWLILHHMAWLCCVYEVGESCKSPRRVPGRRAGREDTGGPGESPMEGEVGAEAEGCPRDCCLCHHDGLLRNVGYVASCCRHHQASQHRTSEWKKVAKVMDRSFMWVFFLMVFLMSVLVLGNAA, via the exons gtgaaccaggtcctcacctcctacctgtgggtccgtcaggcctggctggacgcccacctcgcctgggacaaggacgcttacggcggcatcgacagcatccgcatccccagcagctacgtctggcggccgcacatcatcatcctctacaacga caccgacgacggctttggcggctcggtggagaccaacgtggtgctgcgctccgacgggcacatcacgtgggactcacccgccatcaccaagagctcctgcaaggtggatgtctcctacttgcccttcgatgggcagcggtgccgcctcaccttcggctcctggacctacaacgggaaccagatcgacctccgcaaccggctggacaccggggacctgacggacttcgtggagaacgtggagtgggaggcgctgggcatg ccggccacgaggaacgtcatcacctatggctgctgctccgagccctaccctgatgtcacctacacgctgctcctccgccgccgcgcctccttctac atcttcagcctgctcctgccctgcatcatggtctccttcctggcaccccttggcttctacctgccggccgactccggggagaaggtctcactgggggtgacagtgctgctggccctcaccgtcttccagctgctggtggcggagagcatgcagccctcggagagcgtcccgctTATCG ggaagtactacatcgccaccatgaccatgatcacggcctccaccgcgctgaccatcttcatcatgaacgtccaccactgcggcccggggccccggcccgtgcccccctgggccaggtggctcatcctccaccacatggcctggctctgctgtgtctacgaggtgggcgagagctgcaagagcccccggcgggtgccaggcaggcgggcgggcagggaggacactggggggccgggggagagccccatggagggggaggtgggtgccgaggcagagggctgtccccgggactgctgcctgtgccaccacgatggcctgctgaggaacgtgggctacgtcgccagctgctgccggcatcaccaagcctcccagcacCGGACCAGCGaatggaagaaggtggccaaggtgatggaccgctccttcatgtgggtcttcttcctcatggtcttcctcatgagtgtgctggtcctgggcaatgctgcctga